A genomic segment from Alkalilimnicola ehrlichii MLHE-1 encodes:
- a CDS encoding efflux RND transporter permease subunit, with translation MLRFFIDRPIFASVISIIILVAGLASLRALPIEQYPDVVPPEIVVQAAYPGASSEVLAEAVAAPLEQEINGVDDMIYMESTSTDAGTVQISVSFEMGTDPDQAEINVNNRVQAALPRLPQAVRDQGVRVEARSTNILLVATLSSPDGRHGTLELSNYALLNIIDELERLPGVGEASLFGQQDYAMRIWLRPDKLAQYDLTPAEVAAAIREQNAQFAAGQMGAEPAPDGQAFTLTVTTRGQLEGAEEFEAIILRSDESGATLRLGDVARAELGAQSYAFSATYNGEPTVPIGVYQAPGANALETAEQVRAALADSAERFPEGVEYTIPYDTTEFVEVSIREVYTTLLIAVGLVVLVTFVFLQHLRATLIPITAIPVSLIGTFAGMQAMGFSVNLLTLFGLVLAIGIVVDNAIIVMENVERLMREKGLKAREASVETMKQVSGAVVSSTLVLVAVFAPVAFLGGLTGELYRQFAVTIAFSVVISGVVALTLTPAMCALLLDKQPKTPWLPFRLFNAGFEHLTRAFVAAVGFLVRNRTVGVGLFALAVGGAVFLVERMPDGLVPQEDQGFALVVAQLPPTSALNRTEAVRDALAAQLTQLEEIQEFTAFAGFDIIAGSLRTNAAVGFVNFTDWADRPRPDQHAAAMSERISGMGFGLQEANVFAFIPPPIQGLSLTGGVEGFLQVREDMSARQVEALANRVVQRANERPELVNARSTLDTGIPRYRAELDREKAKAAGVRIDEVFNTMRATFGALYVNDFTFAGRLWQVNLQSEQDFRSHPEDLRHVFVRSESGDLVPLSALVRLTRESGADIINRFNIYQAAKLMADPAPGYTSGDAKAALEAVVAEVRDEEGADALLGWIGEAYQLEVAAGAGAAAFAMGLLMVFLILAAQYERWTLPLAVATAVPFAVLGAALFALLRGFPNDIYFQVGLLVLIGLAAKNAILIVEFAAQNRATGMTSTEAAMAAARQRFRAIMMTALTFIIGTLPLVFATGAGAASRQEIGTVVVGGMLAASTLALLFVPLFYKLLEDVATWRNERRARREQEKAAQADDKEAGNHA, from the coding sequence ATGCTGCGGTTCTTCATCGACCGGCCGATCTTCGCCTCAGTCATCTCGATCATCATCCTGGTGGCCGGGCTCGCGTCGCTGCGCGCCCTGCCCATCGAGCAGTACCCGGACGTGGTGCCACCGGAGATCGTGGTCCAGGCCGCTTACCCCGGCGCCAGCTCGGAGGTGTTGGCGGAGGCGGTGGCCGCACCCCTGGAGCAGGAGATCAACGGCGTGGACGACATGATCTACATGGAGTCCACCAGTACCGACGCCGGCACGGTCCAGATCTCGGTCTCCTTCGAGATGGGCACCGATCCGGATCAGGCCGAGATCAACGTCAACAACCGGGTGCAGGCCGCCCTGCCCCGACTGCCCCAGGCGGTACGGGACCAGGGGGTGCGGGTGGAGGCCCGCTCCACCAACATCCTGTTGGTGGCGACGCTCAGCTCGCCGGACGGGCGCCACGGCACGCTCGAGCTCAGTAACTACGCCCTGCTGAACATCATCGACGAACTGGAGCGCCTGCCCGGTGTGGGCGAGGCCTCTCTATTCGGCCAGCAGGACTACGCCATGCGGATCTGGCTACGGCCGGACAAGCTGGCCCAGTACGACCTGACGCCGGCGGAGGTGGCGGCGGCCATCCGCGAGCAGAACGCCCAGTTCGCCGCCGGCCAGATGGGCGCTGAGCCGGCCCCCGACGGCCAGGCCTTCACCCTCACCGTGACCACCCGGGGCCAACTGGAGGGGGCGGAGGAGTTCGAGGCCATCATCCTGCGCTCGGACGAGTCCGGGGCCACCCTGCGCCTCGGCGACGTGGCCAGGGCCGAACTGGGTGCCCAGAGCTACGCCTTCTCCGCCACCTACAACGGCGAGCCGACCGTCCCCATCGGGGTCTATCAGGCGCCCGGGGCCAACGCCCTGGAGACCGCCGAGCAGGTGCGGGCCGCGCTGGCGGACAGCGCCGAGCGCTTTCCCGAGGGCGTGGAGTACACCATCCCCTATGACACCACCGAGTTCGTGGAGGTCTCCATCCGGGAGGTCTACACCACACTGCTCATCGCGGTAGGGCTCGTGGTGCTGGTGACCTTCGTCTTCCTGCAGCACCTGCGGGCGACCCTGATCCCCATCACTGCGATACCGGTCTCCCTGATCGGGACCTTTGCGGGCATGCAGGCCATGGGCTTTTCGGTCAACCTGCTGACCCTCTTCGGGCTGGTGCTGGCCATCGGCATCGTCGTGGACAACGCCATCATCGTGATGGAGAACGTCGAGCGGCTGATGCGCGAGAAGGGGCTGAAGGCCAGGGAGGCCTCGGTGGAGACCATGAAGCAGGTTTCCGGGGCGGTGGTCTCCTCCACCCTGGTGCTGGTGGCGGTCTTCGCGCCCGTGGCCTTCCTGGGCGGTCTGACCGGTGAGTTGTACCGCCAGTTCGCGGTCACTATCGCCTTCTCGGTGGTGATCTCCGGCGTGGTGGCGCTGACCCTGACCCCGGCGATGTGTGCCCTGCTCCTGGATAAGCAGCCGAAGACACCCTGGCTGCCCTTCCGCCTCTTCAACGCCGGCTTTGAACACCTGACCCGGGCCTTCGTGGCCGCGGTCGGCTTCCTGGTCAGAAACCGCACTGTGGGTGTCGGGCTGTTCGCACTCGCCGTGGGCGGCGCGGTGTTCCTGGTGGAGCGCATGCCGGACGGCCTGGTGCCCCAGGAGGACCAGGGGTTTGCCCTGGTGGTCGCACAGTTGCCGCCCACCTCAGCGCTGAACCGCACCGAAGCGGTCCGCGACGCCCTGGCGGCGCAGCTCACGCAACTGGAAGAGATCCAGGAGTTCACCGCCTTCGCCGGCTTCGACATCATCGCCGGCTCGCTGCGGACCAACGCCGCGGTCGGTTTCGTGAACTTCACCGACTGGGCCGATCGGCCCCGGCCCGACCAACACGCCGCGGCCATGAGTGAGCGAATCTCCGGGATGGGGTTCGGCCTGCAGGAGGCCAATGTGTTCGCCTTCATTCCGCCGCCCATCCAGGGGCTGTCACTGACCGGCGGCGTGGAGGGCTTTCTGCAGGTGCGCGAGGACATGAGCGCCCGCCAGGTGGAGGCCTTGGCCAACCGGGTGGTCCAGCGGGCCAATGAGCGCCCGGAGCTGGTGAACGCCCGCTCGACGCTGGACACCGGCATCCCCCGCTACCGTGCGGAGTTGGACCGCGAGAAGGCCAAGGCGGCCGGGGTGCGGATTGACGAGGTGTTTAATACCATGCGGGCCACCTTCGGCGCCCTCTATGTCAACGATTTCACCTTCGCCGGACGGCTATGGCAGGTGAACCTCCAGTCCGAGCAGGACTTCCGGAGCCATCCGGAGGACCTGCGCCATGTCTTCGTGCGCTCCGAGAGCGGTGATCTCGTGCCGCTGAGCGCGCTGGTCCGTCTGACCCGCGAGTCGGGCGCGGACATCATCAACCGCTTCAACATCTATCAGGCCGCCAAGCTGATGGCCGACCCCGCCCCCGGCTACACCAGCGGTGACGCGAAGGCGGCGCTCGAGGCGGTGGTGGCCGAGGTCCGCGACGAGGAGGGGGCCGACGCTCTGCTCGGCTGGATCGGCGAGGCCTACCAGTTGGAGGTGGCGGCCGGCGCCGGCGCCGCGGCCTTCGCCATGGGCCTGCTAATGGTGTTCCTGATCCTGGCCGCGCAGTACGAACGCTGGACGCTGCCTCTGGCCGTGGCCACCGCGGTCCCCTTCGCCGTCCTGGGCGCCGCCCTCTTCGCCCTGCTCCGCGGTTTCCCCAACGACATCTACTTCCAGGTGGGCCTGCTGGTGCTGATCGGCCTGGCGGCCAAGAACGCCATTCTCATCGTGGAGTTCGCGGCCCAGAACCGGGCCACCGGCATGACCTCCACCGAGGCGGCCATGGCTGCGGCACGCCAGCGTTTCCGCGCCATTATGATGACCGCCCTGACCTTCATCATCGGCACCCTGCCTCTGGTGTTCGCCACCGGGGCCGGCGCCGCCAGCCGCCAGGAGATCGGGACCGTGGTGGTGGGCGGCATGCTGGCCGCCAGCACCCTGGCGCTGCTCTTCGTGCCGCTGTTCTACAAACTGCTTGAGGATGTCGCCACCTGGCGCAACGAGCGGCGGGCCCGGCGTGAGCAGGAGAAGGCGGCGCAGGCCGATGACAAGGAGGCCGGGAACCATGCGTAA
- a CDS encoding efflux RND transporter periplasmic adaptor subunit — translation MSAASPALARKPKSIVTAIVVALGLYGWTLPALGQQQADMPPPPVTVAPVETAAVEVEGVYAGRARGAREVEVRARVDGILEERLYREGQVVNEGDALFRIDPEPYEIALRRAEAERANAQAAYNQASREWRRIASLYERDAVSQRERDRALSEFELAEAQRAVADAAVRDAQRNLRYTEVQAPLSGTTGLEVLPEGSLIERGTLLTRITRHDPIHVRFALPEGDAAVQRAARQARLAAGDDHEYEAHLRLPDGTTYAHTGTVDFTDSTIDPRTGSVTARAVFPNVEHRIVPGQFLRVRLLLERHQDAVVVDETAVGEGREGPQVFVVDEEGTARARPVELGPVVDGRQIILDGLTPGERLVVNGHVALHDGMAVDVVADRSDEE, via the coding sequence ATGTCCGCTGCCTCGCCCGCGCTCGCACGCAAACCCAAGTCCATCGTTACCGCCATCGTCGTCGCTCTGGGTCTCTATGGGTGGACGCTCCCAGCCCTGGGTCAACAGCAGGCAGATATGCCACCGCCCCCGGTCACCGTCGCCCCGGTTGAGACAGCCGCCGTGGAGGTTGAGGGGGTCTATGCCGGCCGCGCCCGCGGCGCACGCGAGGTGGAGGTTCGCGCCCGGGTGGACGGCATCCTGGAAGAGCGCCTTTACCGGGAGGGCCAGGTGGTGAATGAGGGCGATGCCCTCTTCCGCATCGACCCGGAGCCTTATGAAATCGCCCTACGCCGGGCCGAGGCGGAACGCGCCAATGCGCAAGCCGCCTATAACCAGGCCAGTCGGGAATGGCGCCGGATCGCCTCGCTCTACGAACGGGATGCGGTCAGTCAGCGGGAGCGGGACCGGGCCCTGTCCGAGTTCGAACTGGCGGAGGCACAACGGGCCGTGGCCGATGCCGCTGTGCGTGATGCGCAACGCAACCTGCGTTATACCGAAGTCCAGGCACCGCTGAGCGGGACGACCGGGCTGGAGGTGCTACCCGAGGGCAGTCTGATCGAGCGGGGCACCCTGCTCACCCGCATTACCCGGCACGACCCGATCCATGTCCGCTTCGCCCTACCCGAAGGCGACGCTGCTGTTCAGCGCGCGGCGCGCCAGGCGCGGCTGGCGGCGGGCGATGACCACGAATACGAGGCCCATCTGCGCCTGCCCGACGGCACCACCTACGCCCACACCGGGACGGTGGACTTCACCGACAGCACGATTGACCCGCGCACCGGCAGTGTCACGGCGCGGGCGGTTTTCCCCAATGTGGAGCACCGCATCGTGCCGGGCCAGTTCCTGCGGGTGAGACTGCTGCTGGAGCGGCACCAGGATGCCGTGGTCGTGGACGAGACCGCCGTCGGCGAAGGGCGAGAGGGGCCACAGGTCTTTGTGGTGGATGAGGAGGGCACCGCACGGGCGCGGCCGGTGGAACTCGGCCCTGTGGTCGACGGCCGACAGATCATTCTCGACGGCCTGACGCCGGGTGAACGCCTGGTGGTGAATGGCCATGTCGCCCTGCATGATGGAATGGCCGTGGATGTGGTGGCCGACCGGTCGGACGAGGAGTAA
- a CDS encoding TetR family transcriptional regulator, with the protein MRKTKAEAEETRHQLLDAAEAVFLERGVADASLAAIAEAAGMTRGAIYWHFRDKTHLYDEMVRRVRLPLVTMREAYDGELGGDPVAVLEKLCLTAIRHLLRDERTRRVYTIVLHRRARRPGEPATAGEAENREQAEAAFRSCFEAAQRQGRLHPALSPDTALDALIAFFTGLLFIWLQEPERLDLEGEAECLFRVFLRGLVRPASSADPRGDRAGGADEER; encoded by the coding sequence ATGCGCAAAACCAAGGCGGAAGCCGAAGAAACCCGTCACCAGTTGCTGGATGCCGCCGAAGCCGTCTTCCTGGAGCGCGGCGTGGCCGACGCCAGCCTCGCGGCCATCGCGGAGGCGGCGGGCATGACCCGCGGTGCCATCTATTGGCACTTTCGCGATAAGACACACCTCTACGATGAGATGGTGCGGCGCGTGCGCCTGCCGTTGGTGACCATGCGGGAGGCCTATGATGGCGAACTGGGGGGTGATCCGGTCGCGGTGCTGGAGAAGCTCTGCCTGACGGCCATCCGCCACCTGCTCAGGGATGAACGTACCCGCCGGGTCTACACCATCGTCCTGCACCGGCGGGCGCGCCGCCCCGGCGAACCGGCCACGGCGGGCGAGGCCGAGAACCGCGAGCAGGCCGAGGCGGCGTTCCGCAGTTGCTTTGAGGCCGCACAGCGCCAGGGTCGGCTGCATCCGGCGCTCAGCCCCGATACCGCCTTGGATGCGCTGATCGCCTTTTTCACCGGATTATTGTTCATCTGGCTGCAGGAGCCGGAGCGCCTGGATCTGGAGGGCGAGGCCGAGTGCTTGTTCCGGGTGTTTCTCCGGGGCCTCGTGCGGCCCGCTTCAAGCGCCGACCCGCGGGGCGACCGGGCCGGTGGTGCGGACGAGGAACGGTGA
- a CDS encoding OmpA family protein has translation MHRTVGPFVLATAFGAFLTAGLAPASQDIEGAGDHPDVPRVAGSYIVYHDVTDFDRLTVPTGPYTGEGFESTAVMEGEVLSQSYVFDDPSVATLRVKRSYIHALEDSGFDILYTGSEAELSGGDGRTFFIQSGLFERGARDCCRVANRDRQVRYIAARSGSGEVLAAIAIYNARGVDGPAVSKAIVTAEEMATAMEHKPLTAGEMETGLVEDGRVAIQNILFAVNSAEILPDSADALEAIAELMSEQPDLTLLVVGHTDSTGDYDYNLTLSMERAEAVVRWLQREHGIDGDRLQAAGAGMMAPVTSNRTEAGRAENRRVELVERNP, from the coding sequence ATGCACCGAACCGTCGGCCCCTTTGTCCTCGCCACCGCCTTTGGCGCCTTCCTGACCGCCGGCCTCGCACCGGCCAGCCAGGACATTGAAGGCGCCGGGGACCATCCGGACGTGCCCCGCGTCGCCGGCTCTTACATCGTCTATCACGACGTCACCGATTTCGACCGCCTGACCGTGCCAACCGGCCCCTACACCGGCGAGGGTTTCGAGTCCACGGCGGTCATGGAAGGGGAGGTGCTCAGTCAAAGCTACGTCTTCGACGACCCCAGCGTCGCCACGCTCCGCGTAAAACGCAGTTATATCCATGCGTTGGAGGATAGCGGCTTCGACATCCTGTACACCGGCAGCGAGGCGGAGCTCTCCGGCGGCGACGGCCGCACGTTTTTCATCCAGTCCGGTCTCTTTGAGCGCGGTGCCCGCGACTGCTGCCGCGTGGCCAACCGTGACCGTCAGGTCCGCTATATCGCCGCGCGCTCAGGGAGCGGTGAGGTGCTGGCGGCCATCGCCATCTATAACGCCCGCGGCGTGGATGGCCCGGCGGTCTCCAAGGCCATCGTGACCGCCGAGGAGATGGCGACGGCGATGGAGCACAAGCCGCTGACGGCCGGCGAGATGGAGACCGGCCTAGTCGAGGACGGCCGGGTGGCCATCCAGAATATCCTCTTCGCCGTCAACAGCGCCGAAATCCTGCCGGACTCCGCGGACGCGCTGGAGGCCATCGCCGAGCTGATGTCGGAGCAGCCGGACCTGACGTTGCTGGTGGTGGGCCATACCGACAGCACCGGTGACTACGACTATAACCTGACCCTGTCCATGGAACGCGCCGAGGCCGTGGTGCGCTGGCTGCAGCGGGAACACGGCATCGATGGCGACCGCCTGCAGGCGGCGGGCGCGGGCATGATGGCACCGGTGACCAGCAACCGTACCGAAGCCGGCCGTGCGGAGAACCGCCGGGTGGAGCTGGTGGAGCGCAATCCCTGA
- a CDS encoding zinc-dependent alcohol dehydrogenase family protein → MEAEDTERTTMRVMALEAPGQALQAQSWPVPEPGIGQLRLRVRACAVCRTDLHVVDGELPDPVLPIIPGHEIVGVVDRVGEGCQRYRPGDRVGVPWLGHTCGTCDHCRAGRENLCDQARFTGYQLQGGYAEYAIADERFCFPIPAAYTDAGAAPLLCAGLIGHRSLSMAGDDARRLGIYGFGAAAHIVAQVARHQERDLYAFTRPGDQKAQAFARALGACWAGPSDRLPPKPLDAAIIFAPVGDLVPQALRAVRKGGRVVCGGIHMSDIPSFPYAWLWGERSLCSVANLTRADGEAFMALAPEVPVRTEVVEYPLDQANQALDDLRGGRLQGAAVLIP, encoded by the coding sequence ATGGAAGCAGAGGATACGGAACGCACCACCATGCGGGTGATGGCGCTGGAGGCCCCGGGGCAGGCCCTGCAGGCCCAATCCTGGCCCGTCCCGGAGCCCGGCATCGGGCAACTCCGCCTCCGGGTGCGCGCCTGCGCCGTCTGCCGCACGGATCTGCACGTGGTGGACGGCGAGTTGCCGGACCCCGTACTGCCCATCATCCCGGGCCATGAGATCGTCGGTGTGGTGGACCGCGTGGGCGAGGGCTGCCAAAGGTACCGCCCGGGCGACCGGGTGGGGGTGCCCTGGCTCGGCCATACCTGCGGGACCTGCGATCATTGCCGCGCCGGCCGGGAAAACCTCTGCGACCAGGCACGGTTCACCGGCTACCAGTTGCAGGGCGGTTACGCTGAATACGCCATCGCCGACGAGCGGTTCTGCTTCCCGATCCCCGCCGCGTACACCGACGCCGGCGCCGCGCCACTGTTGTGCGCCGGGCTCATCGGTCACCGCTCACTGAGCATGGCCGGCGACGACGCCCGCCGTCTGGGGATCTACGGTTTCGGTGCGGCGGCCCATATCGTGGCCCAGGTGGCGCGCCACCAGGAGCGCGACCTCTACGCCTTCACCCGTCCGGGGGATCAAAAGGCCCAGGCGTTTGCCCGCGCCCTCGGCGCCTGCTGGGCCGGGCCCTCGGACCGGCTGCCACCCAAGCCATTGGACGCGGCCATCATCTTTGCCCCCGTCGGCGACCTGGTCCCCCAGGCCCTGCGTGCGGTGCGCAAGGGCGGCCGGGTGGTCTGTGGCGGCATCCACATGAGCGATATCCCCTCGTTCCCCTACGCCTGGCTCTGGGGCGAACGCAGCCTCTGCTCGGTCGCCAACCTGACCCGGGCCGATGGTGAGGCCTTCATGGCCCTTGCGCCCGAGGTGCCGGTACGCACGGAAGTGGTGGAGTACCCCCTGGACCAGGCCAATCAGGCCCTGGATGACCTGCGCGGCGGTCGCCTGCAGGGCGCCGCCGTGCTGATCCCTTAG